In Candidatus Thermoplasmatota archaeon, the following proteins share a genomic window:
- the lsrF gene encoding 3-hydroxy-5-phosphonooxypentane-2,4-dione thiolase gives MMTMDWGMKNRLARIIKPKDGHTVMLAVDHGYFMGPTTGLEQLDKMVNPLLPYADTLMLTRGALRNYIDPNTDIPIVLRVSGGTSIIGKELLHEGIVVSMDDAIRLNVAGVAFSIMVGADFERDTLLGFTQVIDEAERYGIPVVAVTAVGKEMKKDARYLSLASRMAAELGAHIVKTYYCENFERVVETCPVPIVIAGGKKQPERDAIQMAYDALQAGAIGVDMGRNIFQSSSPVAMIKAVRAIVHEKATPDEAYEVFRNEDREE, from the coding sequence ATGATGACCATGGACTGGGGAATGAAAAACAGGTTGGCAAGAATAATTAAGCCAAAAGATGGACATACAGTAATGCTTGCAGTTGACCACGGCTATTTTATGGGGCCTACGACAGGACTTGAACAGCTTGATAAAATGGTTAACCCGCTATTGCCGTATGCAGATACTCTGATGCTTACCCGTGGAGCATTGAGGAATTATATTGACCCGAATACGGACATACCAATAGTTTTGCGTGTTTCTGGCGGGACAAGCATAATAGGAAAAGAATTGCTGCATGAAGGCATTGTCGTATCCATGGATGACGCAATCCGCCTTAATGTTGCGGGCGTGGCATTTTCCATAATGGTAGGTGCAGACTTTGAAAGAGATACCCTCCTCGGGTTCACACAGGTTATAGATGAGGCGGAAAGGTACGGAATTCCGGTTGTTGCAGTCACCGCCGTAGGAAAAGAGATGAAGAAAGATGCACGATATCTTAGCCTTGCTTCACGGATGGCAGCCGAGCTTGGAGCGCATATCGTGAAAACATACTACTGTGAAAACTTTGAAAGGGTGGTTGAAACATGCCCCGTGCCAATCGTCATAGCAGGCGGAAAGAAACAGCCCGAGAGAGATGCAATTCAAATGGCATACGATGCTTTGCAGGCAGGGGCCATAGGAGTTGACATGGGCAGGAACATTTTCCAGTCTTCAAGCCCGGTTGCGATGATTAAGGCGGTCCGTGCAATAGTGCATGAAAAAGCCACGCCAGATGAGGCATATGAAGTATTCAGGAACGAAGACAGAGAGGAGTGA
- a CDS encoding C25 family cysteine peptidase, with protein sequence MKKAKFVGIGVMFILLLSAIGTGEVNIDSRKEGTGSRSVNCINPESINIPLYFSNPTSDDNGNYTSIKVNGAEYGIADGGTPYLPTYRKVLTFSFGTKIESIDVELGNIQTMHLDKKIAPAPEPVPLNGAVPTEAKEGKIYESSELYPSNWVEWHTGAGIENGEHVIFLSIHAFPARYIPSTNELEYVNEMSIEINYVPPEEPMPTKDVYDLLIVAPSEFSDELQPLMEHKESYDMKTILVSLDEIYNGNYFTVQGRDDAEKIKYFIKDSIEQWGIKYVMLVGDIEKMPCRKVWSFWGGEQMYSDQYYADIYDANMSFCSWDSNGNDRFGETSSDDGTENDFVDLYSDVYVGRWACYDKEETSTVVNKTIHYEETAYGKEWFNKLILMGGDTFPWRNDIAEGEIVNEYVEQATPDFNHVKIQTSLHNFLPNKINNAMTEGSGFISYSGHGFEYGFGTYPKNSLWMIAYYTPYLLALKNSDKLPIAFFDACLTAKLDYHMLGNSDIPCLAWCMVKKPDGGAIATVGATETATTTVDENGPHGQAGYMNLHFFMAYETGIHVSEMLVKAQNDYLNDIIDDKANDRFYVMTIEQFILLGDPSLKVGGYQQE encoded by the coding sequence ATGAAAAAAGCAAAATTTGTTGGGATTGGAGTGATGTTTATACTGTTGCTCAGCGCCATTGGAACGGGAGAGGTAAATATCGACAGCAGGAAAGAAGGCACAGGAAGCAGGTCTGTTAATTGCATCAACCCAGAGAGCATAAATATCCCATTATATTTTTCGAATCCCACCTCTGATGACAACGGGAATTATACGAGCATAAAAGTCAATGGGGCAGAATATGGTATTGCAGATGGTGGAACGCCCTATTTGCCGACTTACCGAAAAGTACTTACATTTTCGTTCGGAACGAAAATTGAAAGCATAGATGTTGAATTGGGCAATATACAGACAATGCACCTGGATAAAAAAATAGCTCCTGCACCAGAGCCTGTACCGCTGAATGGGGCTGTACCGACGGAGGCAAAAGAAGGAAAAATATACGAGAGCAGTGAACTATACCCATCAAACTGGGTTGAATGGCATACGGGAGCCGGAATTGAAAACGGAGAACATGTTATATTTCTTTCAATACATGCTTTTCCAGCACGCTATATTCCATCAACAAATGAACTGGAGTATGTAAATGAAATGAGTATTGAAATCAACTACGTTCCCCCGGAAGAACCGATGCCTACCAAGGACGTGTACGATCTGCTTATTGTAGCACCGTCCGAATTCTCCGATGAATTACAGCCCTTGATGGAACACAAGGAAAGCTACGACATGAAAACGATACTTGTTTCCCTTGATGAAATATATAACGGCAATTATTTCACCGTTCAGGGCAGGGATGATGCAGAGAAGATAAAATACTTTATCAAGGATTCAATAGAACAGTGGGGAATAAAATATGTAATGCTTGTTGGAGATATAGAAAAAATGCCATGCAGAAAGGTATGGAGTTTCTGGGGAGGAGAACAGATGTATTCTGACCAGTATTATGCAGACATATACGATGCTAACATGAGTTTCTGCAGCTGGGATTCGAACGGGAATGACAGATTCGGTGAAACCTCCTCCGACGATGGAACAGAAAATGATTTTGTTGATCTGTATTCAGATGTTTATGTCGGCAGGTGGGCATGCTATGACAAAGAAGAGACCTCAACAGTTGTCAACAAGACGATTCACTACGAGGAGACGGCATACGGCAAAGAATGGTTCAACAAATTGATACTCATGGGAGGAGACACATTCCCTTGGCGGAACGACATAGCAGAAGGTGAGATAGTGAATGAATATGTCGAGCAGGCAACACCCGATTTTAACCATGTTAAGATACAGACATCTCTGCACAATTTCCTTCCGAACAAAATAAACAATGCCATGACAGAAGGTTCAGGCTTCATTTCTTATTCAGGTCATGGCTTTGAATATGGATTCGGAACTTATCCTAAAAATAGCCTCTGGATGATTGCTTATTATACCCCATACTTACTTGCCCTTAAAAACAGCGACAAACTGCCCATAGCTTTCTTCGACGCATGCCTCACAGCAAAGCTTGACTATCACATGCTCGGGAATTCGGACATACCCTGCCTTGCATGGTGCATGGTGAAGAAGCCTGACGGAGGGGCCATTGCAACTGTTGGGGCAACAGAAACAGCCACAACAACCGTCGATGAAAATGGGCCACACGGGCAGGCAGGATACATGAACCTTCACTTCTTTATGGCATATGAGACCGGAATACATGTTTCCGAGATGTTGGTAAAGGCCCAGAATGATTATCTGAATGATATAATAGATGACAAAGCCAATGACAGATTCTACGTCATGACGATAGAGCAATTCATTCTGTTAGGCGACCCGAGCCTTAAAGTAGGAGGATACCAACAGGAATGA